The proteins below are encoded in one region of Epinephelus lanceolatus isolate andai-2023 chromosome 7, ASM4190304v1, whole genome shotgun sequence:
- the LOC117260553 gene encoding POU domain, class 3, transcription factor 4-like → MATAASSPYTLLSSSPMIHPDSQAMQPASPYRGHQKLLQSDYLQSVQSNGHPLGHQWASSLSEGSPWSASMEQQDVKPGREDLQLGIIHHRSPHVAHHSPHHNNHGNHPGAWGTPVSHNSSITSGQQINIYSQTGFTVNGMLDHGGLTPPPNPQGQGMHPGLRDTLSPEHSDLGGHHCHDHSDEETPTSDELEHFAKQFKQRRIKLGFTQADVGLALGTLYGNVFSQTTICRFEALQLSFKNMCKLKPLLNKWLEEADSSTGSSSSIDKIAAQGRKRKKRTSIEVSVKGVLETHFLKCPKPSAQEITSLADSLQLEKEVVRVWFCNRRQKEKRMTPPGEPPPHEGPYSHSGSAGDASSCHDL, encoded by the coding sequence ATGGCCACAGCTGCCTCCAGCCCCTACACCCTGCTCAGCTCCAGTCCCATGATCCACCCGGACAGCCAGGCCATGCAGCCTGCTAGCCCCTACAGAGGACACCAGAAGCTCCTCCAGAGTGACTACCTGCAGAGCGTCCAGAGCAACGGACACCCCCTCGGGCACCAGTGGGCGAGCAGTCTGTCGGAGGGCAGCCCCTGGTCGGCCTCCATGGAGCAGCAGGACGTAAAACCAGGCCGAGAGGACCTGCAGCTTGGCATCATCCATCACCGTTCCCCGCACGTAGCGCATCACTCCCCTCATCACAACAACCATGGCAACCACCCGGGGGCCTGGGGAACTCCGGTGTCCCACAACTCCTCCATCACCAGCGGGCAGCAGATCAACATCTACTCCCAGACGGGCTTCACTGTCAACGGCATGCTGGACCACGGTGGCCTCACACCTCCACCCAACCCGCAGGGCCAAGGCATGCACCCGGGCCTCAGGGACACACTCAGCCCCGAGCACAGCGACCTCGGTGGGCACCACTGCCACGATCACTCCGACGAGGAGACGCCGACTTCGGACGAGCTGGAGCACTTTGCCAAGCAGTTCAAACAGCGGAGAATCAAGCTGGGCTTTACGCAGGCGGATGTGGGTTTGGCTCTGGGCACGCTGTACGGTAACGTCTTTTCCCAAACCACCATCTGCAGGTTCGAGGCTCTGCAGCTGAGCTTTAAAAACATGTGCAAACTAAAGCCGCTGCTGAACAAGTGGCTGGAGGAGGCAGACTCGTCCACAGGCAGCTCTAGCAGTATAGACAAGATAGCAGCtcaggggaggaagaggaagaagaggacgtCCATCGAGGTCAGCGTGAAGGGGGTTCTGGAGACGCACTTTCTCAAGTGTCCCAAACCCTCCGCGCAGGAGATCACCTCGCTGGCGGACTCGCTGCAGCTGGAGAAGGAGGTGGTGCGCGTGTGGTTCTGCAACCGGAGGCAGAAGGAGAAGCGCATGACGCCGCCGGGAGAGCCGCCGCCGCACGAGGGACCCTATTCTCACAGCGGGAGCGCGGGAGACGCCTCCTCGTGCCATGATCTCTGA